One window from the genome of Cardiocondyla obscurior isolate alpha-2009 linkage group LG04, Cobs3.1, whole genome shotgun sequence encodes:
- the LOC139101650 gene encoding ubiquitin-conjugating enzyme E2 N: MAALPRRIIKETQRLMQEPVPGISAVPDDTNARYFHVIVTGPEDSPFEGGLFKLELFLPEDYPMSAPKVRFITKIYHPNIDRLGRICLDILKDKWSPALQIRTVLLSIQALLSAPNPDDPLANDVAELWKVNESEAIRNAKEWTRRYAMDN, encoded by the exons ATGGCAGCGTTACCTCGAAGGATTATTAAAGAAACTCAAAGATTAATGCAAGAGCCAGTTCCTGGTATCAGCGCCGTGCCAGATGATACAAATGCTAGATATTTTCACGTAATAGTAACGGGACCTGAAGACTCGCCATTCGAAGGTGGTTTGTTTAAGCTTGAATTGTTCCTACCAGAAGATTACCCAATGTCTGCACCTAAAGTTAGGTTTATCACAAAAATATATCATCCAAATATAGACAG ATTGGGCAGGATTTGTCTGGATATTCTCAAAGATAAATGGAGTCCAGCGCTTCAAATCAGAACAGTTTTGTTGTCTATACAAGCACTTTTGAGTGCACCAAATCCAGATGATCCCTTGGCAAATGATGTAGCTGAACTTTGGAAAGTCAATGAAAGCGAAGCGATACGTAATGCCAAAGAATGGACTCGAAGATATGCTATGGATAACTGA
- the LOC139101643 gene encoding tRNA (adenine(37)-N6)-methyltransferase: MRTIMSMELTCQNSSTSTDYLLSQLNTARQEINNLRQQVKSLRYIFDKDVDNIKRLLELQKHGEALPQSKLISLEEAKPGTSKDQDILKLKPIGVISTWFPNKRATPRQPGICGKVPGKLTLHNSVFTNPDHALQGLQDFSHMWILFHFHRNDSTHIRAKVTPPRLNGIRTGVFSTRSPHRPCPIGLSLVKIIKIENYTIYFEGVDMVNQTPVLDIKPYIPQYDSPLHIEKLGNRLRENNVNASDVFSHVEEICNSSESQVDSFNDTDINNDEQTELDISRDEEIALRLQVEEFQAYPSLNGYDIAQQSSQLAEAHANTSLQNDINADVHRGTHFVCNRTSDARSSSDLSIEHTATLIVEPQTNSIRHLNDRLHRIDINNSSNAGLPRMDSDNDNEINYTENQTLRNSRLLDGADGPSTVCGTDMDLVNRHVLHARVDNSPVRMGIREAPDGEEGLESQTLTPSRTLPDIHAVTAISSRSTNATESNFSEIRVPDWIAQPRTTMLSVIFNERALMQLNEILDDKVDEQKQAIENVLKEDPRSVYLRQRWGGNQFYTFLIHDLHITCKFDDSRGIVTVFQVRHAGRTCDCGEPEWQCLGHSPLS; the protein is encoded by the exons ATGCGAACGATAATGAGCATGGAGCTGACTTGTCAGAATTCCAGCACAAGCACTGATTATTTGCTCAGCCAACTGAACACAGCCAgacaagaaataaataatctgag GCAACAAGTGAAAAGCTTGAGATACATATTTGATAAAGACGTTGATAATATCAAACGTCTGTTGGAGTTACAAAAACATGGAGAAGCCCTTCCACAATCCAAACTAATATCTTTGGAAGAGGCAAAACCTGGCACAAGCAAAGATCAAGATATTCTAAAATTGAAACCTATCGGTGTCATTTCTACTTGGTTCCCCAATAAAAGAGCAACTCCAAGACAGCCAGGCATATGTGGAAAGGTCCCAGGAAAGTTAACACTTCATAACTCTGTATTTACGAATCCGGATCATGCTTTGCAAGGCTTACAGGATTTTTCCCATATgtg gATTTTATTCCACTTTCATAGAAACGATTCGACACACATACGTGCAAAGGTAACGCCGCCGAGATTAAATGGAATAAGAACAGGTGTATTTTCTACACGTTCACCACATCGGCCATGTCCGATTGGCCTTAgtctcgttaaaataataaaaattgaaaattatacaatttatttcgaagGCGTCGACATGGTTAATCAGACTCCTGTTCTAGACATAAAGCCATATATACCGCAGTACGACAGTCCGCTACATATTGAAAAATTAGGCAATAGGTTAAGAGAGAACAATGTGAATGCCTCAGATGTGTTTTCTCATGTGGAAGAAATCTGTAATTCGAGTGAGAGTCAGGTTGACTCTTTTAATGATACAGATATCAACAACGATGAACAGACCGAACTCGATATTTCCAGAGATGAAGAAATTGCTTTAAGGCTCCAAGTAGAAGAGTTTCAAGCCTATCCAAGTCTCAATGGTTACGACATTGCGCAACAATCCTCCCAACTAGCAGAAGCGCATGCCAATACTTCGTTACAGAATGACATTAATGCGGACGTACATAGAGGAACACATTTTGTATGTAATAGAACGTCTGACGCAAGGTCGAGCTCTGATCTATCCATCGAACACACCGCAACATTAATAGTTGAGCCACAAACGAACTCCATTAGACATTTAAACGATAGATTACACAGAATAGATATAAATAACTCCAGTAATGCAGGTTTACCACGCATGGACAGTGATAACgacaacgaaattaattacaccgAAAATCAGACATTACGAAATTCTAGACTGTTAGATGGAGCGGATGGACCAAGCACAGTGTGCGGCACCGACATGGATTTAGTCAATCGTCATGTATTACACGCAAGAGTTGACAATTCTCCCGTAAGAATGGGAATACGCGAAGCGCCCGACGGTGAGGAGGGACTCGAGTCTCAAACTTTGACGCCTTCGCGTACTTTGCCAGATATTCACGCCGTAACAGCTATATCGTCCAGATCGACGAATGCGACGGAAAGTAACTTTTCCGAGATAAGAGTACCGGACTGGATCGCGCAGCCTCGTACAACGATGTTATCCGTGATCTTTAACGAACGTGCTCTAATGCAATTAAATGAAATTCTAGACGATAAGGTAGACGAGCAAAAACAAGCTATAGAAAATGTACTAAAAGAAGACCCTAGGTCCGTGTATTTAAGACAAAGATGGGGAGgtaatcaattttatacttttttgaTACACGATCTGCACATCACATGCAAATTTGATGATAGTAGAGGTATCGTCACTGTATTCCAAGTCCGACATGCGGGACGCACCTGCGATTGCGGCGAGCCCGAATGGCAATGCCTAGGACACTCTCCTTTATCTTAA
- the LOC139101642 gene encoding ribosome biogenesis protein BOP1 homolog — protein sequence MGQKKLLKRKYDITKQKLAENKVEANKGVHISDEESSDTEDFEVASINDDEDLTDEDIDEDAVIPSINEEEEEMDEVIFESDENNDNFNENENNLSKNNFNENTDDLRKNNDDSDKDNDDNDSLIKLKNDKLKNESKSKKYSTFKDKVALKGDKIKLKKNEKDKNFNKTCKNDTFNKEGNTDMFNSTSNEDEYANDSSDEEDIRNTVGNIPMKWYKEYEHLGYDWEGKKIPKPMKGDELDNFLKRMEDPDFWRTIKDSQTGRDIVLSKADIDLIVRIQKQKIPDVQFDEYAPWIEWFSSEVMKTPLRNFPEHKRSFLPSKNEGKIVSKYVHALKMGWMKSTAEMQKEREKNQGPQFYMLWQSDDQAEEMRRIHKHIQAPKRHLPGHAESYNPPPEYLFDNKELKEWNKLKETPWKRKLHFIPQKYNSLREVPAYPKYIKERFQRCLDLYLCPRSIKMKLTIEPESLVPQLPSPRDLQPFPTTMFMVFKGHTDMVRSITIERDGQFIASGGDDMTLKIWEVSTGRCLKTIACGGVIRSVAWRPNQAVSLIAVATDKKVLLINPGVGDNVTVNKTDELAKIIPQSEIMVSDRVQKAVQWEQANDESWNNGIRIILNHFKTVNQVTWHGKGDYFATVMQDGQNRSVLIHQLSKRRSILPFNKSKGIVQCVQFHPFKPFLFVATRRNVKIYDLTEQVIIKKLLSNSQWISTMDIHPGGDNVLVGTYDRKMLWFDLDFSKEPYQTLRLHGTGIRAVAFHKRYPLFTSAADDRALIVSHGMVYSDLLKQPLIVPLKRLCNHESYNDFGILDVMFHPIEPWVFSAGADSTIRMYV from the exons ATGGGAcagaaaaaacttttaaagaGGAAATATGACATAACTAAGCAGAAATTAGCAGAAAATAAAGTCGAGGCTAATAAAGGTGTACACATTTCAGATGAAGAG AGTTCTGATACAGAAGATTTTGAGGTGGCCTCAATTAATGATGATGAAGACCTAACTGATGAAGACATAGATGAAGATGCTGTTATACCCAGTATAaatgaggaagaagaagaaatggATGAAGTTATCTTTGAATCAGatgaaaataatgataattttaatgaaaatgaaaataatttgagcaaaaataattttaatgaaaatacaGATGATTTGAGGAAGAACAATGATGATTCAGATAAAGATAACGATGATAATGATTctctgattaaattaaaaaatgacaaattgAAGAATGAgagcaaaagtaaaaaatattcaacatttaAAGACAAAGTGGCATTGAAAGgagacaaaattaaattaaaaaaaaatgaaaaagacaagaattttaataagactTGTAAGAatgatacatttaataaagaagGAAATACAGATATGTTTAATAGTACAAGTAATGAGGATGAATATGCAAACGATAGTTCTGATGAAGAAGATATTCGTAATACAGTTGGAAATATACCAATGAAGTGGTATAAAGAATATGAACATCTTGGTTATGATTGGGAAGGTAAAAAAATTCCCAAACCTATGAAGGGTGATGAATTAGATAACTTTTTGAAAAGAATGGAAGATCCTGATTTTTGGAGAACTATAAAAGATTCTCAAACTGGTCGCGATATTGTACTGAGTAAGGCAGATATAGATTTGATTGTGAGAattcaaaaacaaaaaattccTGATGTTCAATTTGATGAATATGCG cCTTGGATAGAGTGGTTCAGTTCTGAAGTAATGAAAACGCCACTTCGTAATTTCCCAGAGCATAAACGTTCATTTTTACCATCTAAAAATGAAGGAAAAATTGTATCGAAATATGTGCACGCTTTAAAAATGGGATGGATGAAATCTACTGCGGaaatgcaaaaagaaagagaaaagaatcaAGGACCACAGTTTTATATGTTATGGCAGTCTGACGATCAGGCAGAAGAAATGCGTAGAATTCACAAGCATATTCAGGCACCAAAAAGACATTTACCTGGCCATGCTGAGAGCTATAATCCTCCACcggaatatttatttgataacaAAGAACTTAAAGAATGGAATAAATTGAAGGAAACTCCGTGGAAGaggaaattacattttataccaCAAAAATACAATTCTCTTCGAGAAGTGCCTGCATATCCAAAATATATCAAGGAAAGATTTCAGAGGTGTTTAGATCTGTATCTGTGTCCGAGATCGATAAAGATGAAATTAACAATAGAACCTGAATCTTTAGTTCCGCAATTACCTAGTCCAAGAGACTTACAACCATTCCCAACAACAATGTTTATGGTGTTTAAAGGGCATACAGATATGGTCAGAAGCATTACTATAGAACGAGATGGCCAATTTATTGCATCTGGCGGAGACGATATGACATTGAAGA TTTGGGAAGTGAGTACAGGTAGATGTTTGAAAACCATAGCTTGTGGCGGTGTCATTCGAAGTGTAGCCTGGCGTCCAAACCAAGCAGTGTCATTGATAGCTGTAGCAACAGACAAAAAGGTGCTTTTAATAAATCCTGGAGTCGGAGATAATGTTACTGTTAACAAAACCGATGAACTTGCGAAAATAATACCACAGAGCGAAATAATGg TGAGTGACAGGGTGCAAAAAGCAGTGCAGTGGGAACAAGCAAATGATGAAAGCTGGAACAATGgaattcgaataattttaaatcattttaaaacTGTAAATCAAGTAACGTGGCATGGAAAAGGAGATTATTTCGCTACGGTCATGCAAGACGGTCAAAATAGATCAGTTTTGATCCATCAATTGTCGAAACGAAGATCTATATTaccttttaataaatcaaaaggAATAGTACAATGTGTGCAATTTCACCCATttaaaccatttttattcgttgCA acacgaagaaatgtaaaaatatatgatcTTACGGaacaagtaataataaaaaaattgttatctaATTCACAATGGATATCCACAATGGACATTCATCCAG gggGTGATAATGTTTTGGTAGGGACATACGATCGCAAAATGCTTTGGTTCGATTTAGATTTTAGTAAAGAACCTTATCAAACATTACGGTTACATGGAACTGGCATACGTGCTGTAGCATTTCACAAACGATACCCACTGTTCACTTCGGCAGCTGACGACAGGGCACTAATTGTGTCGCATGGAATGGTATACag cgatcTTTTAAAACAACCATTAATTGTGCCTTTGAAAAGATTATGTAATCACGAATCGTATAATGATTTTGGCATTTTGGACGTCATGTTCCATCCTATTGAGCCATGGGTATTTTCCGCTGGTGCAGATTCTACTATACGAATGTACGTGTAA